A single genomic interval of Oncorhynchus mykiss isolate Arlee chromosome 13, USDA_OmykA_1.1, whole genome shotgun sequence harbors:
- the mchr1b gene encoding melanin-concentrating hormone receptor 1, protein MDFENVSNENWSQTSLPSYNSPESPAENDVPYHNVLMPSIFGVICFFGIIGNCIVIYTIVKKTKFRAQQTVPDIFIFSLSLVDLLFLLGMPFLIHQLLGNGSWCFGDIMCTVITALDSNSQIVSTYILTVMTLDRYLATVHPIRFNHVRTPCMAGAAVGLVWVLSLVSITPVWMYAGLMPRGDGSVGCALLLPNPATDTYWFTLYQFVMAFALPLVIICVVFFKILQNMSATVAPLPQRSLRVRTRKVTRMAVAICLAFFICWAPYYILQLAHLGVQRPSFAFLYVYNIAISMGYANSCVNPYLYILLSETFKRQFIVAIRPNNRVFRLNSVMADGSVSLRLAPECNHQSQSSRDLLVHNMLPVTVAVH, encoded by the exons ATGGACTTCGAAAATGTATCGAATGAGAACTGGTCTCAGACGTCTCTCCCATCATATAACTCACCCGAAAGTCCAGCAG AAAATGATGTGCCCTACCACAACGTCCTAATGCCCAGCATTTTCGGTGTCATCTGTTTCTTTGGGATTATTGGCAACTGCATTGTCATCTACACCATTGTGAAGAAGACCAAGTTCCGAGCCCAGCAGACAGTGCCGGACATCTTCATCTTCAGCTTGTCTTTAGtggacctcctcttcctcctgggcATGCCCTTCCTCATCCACCAGCTCCTGGGCAACGGTTCCTGGTGCTTTGGTGACATCATGTGCACGGTCATAACCGCCTTGGACTCCAACAGCCAGATAGTGAGCACCTACATCCTCACCGTCATGACTCTGGACCGCTACCTGGCCACGGTCCATCCCATCCGCTTCAACCATGTGCGCACACCCTGCATGGCGGGGGCTGCGGTGGGTCTGGTGTGGGTGCTCTCACTGGTCTCCATCACTCCCGTGTGGATGTATGCTGGCCTTATGCCCCGAGGGGACGGCTCAGTGGGCTGTGCCCTCCTGCTGCCCAATCCAGCCACTGACACCTACTGGTTTACCCTCTACCAGTTTGTGATGGCCTTCGCCCTGCCTCTGGTCATCATCTGCGTGGTGTTCTTCAAGATCCTTCAGAACATGTCTGCCACAGTGGCCCCCCTGCCCCAGCGCAGCTTGAGAGTACGTACACGTAAGGTGACCCGTATGGCtgtggctatatgcctggccttCTTCATCTGCTGGGCTCCGTACTACATCCTGCAGCTGGCCCACCTGGGGGTTCAGAGGCCCAGCTTTGCCTTCCTCTATGTCTACAACATTGCCATCAGCATGGGTTACGCTAACAGCTGCGTCAACCCATACCTCTACATTTTGCTGAGTGAGACCTTTAAGAGGCAGTTCATTGTGGCCATCCGGCCGAACAATCGGGTCTTCAGGTTGAACTCTGTCATGGCTGACGGTAGTGTGAGTCTGAGACTGGCCCCAGAGTGTAATCATCAGTCTCAGTCCTCCAGAGACCTACTAGTACACAACATGCTGCCTGTCACTGTGGCTGTGCACTGA